From a single Marinobacter sp. THAF197a genomic region:
- the gltB gene encoding glutamate synthase large subunit, with protein MTTGLYHPDEFRDNCGFGLIAHMKGEASHKLLQTAIESLTCMTHRGGIAADGKTGDGCGLLIQSPKAFLYKAAQAAFGKKPGDLFAVGQVFLARDESQAAAGRAAVEKNLVDQGLEIMGWREVPVDDSCLGPMALDCLPRIEQVFVEPGGKTEQEFAVALFVGRRHAEREMADDSEFYICSLSHRTLAYKGLMMPADLANFYKDLGDPDLQTAICVFHQRFSTNTMPKWPLAQPFRFLAHNGEINTIDGNRNWAIARAAKFSSPDLPDLQTLQPLVNLTGSDSSSMDNMLEILLAGGVDLFRAVRMMIPPAWQNVDTMDSQLRAFYEYNSMHMEPWDGPAGLVMSDGRYALCMLDRNGLRPARWVITKDDFITLASEVGTYGYTPDDVVAKGRVGPGQMLAIDTESGEVLHTADIDQRLKTAQPYKRWLKDNALRVETTLNQATPEFKLMEPDELLVHQKMFNISFEERDQVLRPLAESAQEAVGSMGDDTPMAVLSSKVRHVADYFRQKFAQVTNPPIDPLRETIVMSLETCLGAEQNVFEETPEHANRIILTTPVLSPAKFLKLSNNDRPGFEVARIAMSYRPEEGLHEAVRRMCDEAEKSVRDGKVLLILSDKDLVEGELPVNAMMVTGAVHHHLVERGLRCDSNIIVETGWARDPHHFAVLFGFGATAVYPYLAYQVLNDLIRTGELLMDPIEAKNNYRKGINKGLLKILSKMGISTITSYRGAQLFEAIGLADNVVDLCFKGVPSRIQGADYFDFQQDQEQLAAVAWKPRKPLSQGGLLKYVHGQEYHAFNPDVVAKLQDAVISGDYGHYQEYACLVNERPVATLRDLLVFKKDIKPIDLSEVEPVENIFPRFDSAAMSLGALSPEAHEALAVAMNTLGGRSNSGEGGEDPARHGTNRRSKIKQVASGRFGVTAEYLRSADVMQIKVAQGAKPGEGGQLPGGKVNDLIARLRYSVPGVTLISPPPHHDIYSIEDLAQLIFDLKQVNPEALVSVKLVSEPGVGTIAAGVAKAYADLITVSGYDGGTAASPLTSIRYAGSPWELGLTETQQALRANDLRGKIRLQTDGGIKTGLDVVKAAILGAESFGFGTTPMVALGCKYLRICHLNNCATGVATQNDYLREEHFKGTVEMAMNFFRFVAEETREWMAKLGVRSLEELVGRVDLLERLPGNTERQKKLDLTRLLQNDHIPADKPQTCQVERNHPFDEGRLAEQMVKDTAAAIAEKSGGAWSYKVTNCDRSIGARLSGEIAAQYGNQGMVDAPITLDLTGTAGQSFGVWNVGGLNLILEGDANDYVGKGMTGGKLVVKPPRGSDFKTQETSIVGNTCLYGATGGKLFAAGTAGERFAVRNSGAHAVVEGAGDHCCEYMTGGLVTVLGSTGYNFGAGMTGGFAYVLDLDNTFVDKYNHELVEIQRISREDMEAYRNHLRGVIREHISETGSAWAEHLLEDFDDYIGRFWLVKPKAANLRSLLASTRARPE; from the coding sequence ATGACAACAGGCTTGTATCATCCCGATGAGTTCAGGGACAACTGTGGTTTTGGCCTGATTGCCCACATGAAGGGCGAGGCGAGCCATAAGCTGTTGCAAACGGCCATCGAGTCATTGACTTGCATGACCCACCGTGGAGGCATCGCTGCCGATGGCAAAACCGGTGATGGTTGTGGGCTTCTTATTCAAAGTCCCAAGGCCTTCCTCTACAAAGCTGCTCAGGCGGCATTCGGGAAAAAACCTGGAGACTTATTTGCAGTCGGCCAGGTTTTTTTAGCCCGGGACGAAAGCCAGGCGGCCGCCGGTCGTGCTGCGGTTGAGAAAAACCTCGTCGATCAGGGGTTGGAAATCATGGGCTGGCGAGAAGTGCCCGTGGACGACAGTTGCCTGGGGCCAATGGCGCTGGATTGTCTGCCCAGGATTGAACAGGTTTTTGTTGAGCCGGGCGGAAAAACCGAGCAGGAGTTTGCCGTTGCGCTGTTTGTTGGTCGCCGCCATGCTGAGCGGGAGATGGCGGACGACTCTGAGTTTTATATCTGCAGCTTGTCGCATCGCACCCTTGCATACAAAGGCCTGATGATGCCGGCGGATCTCGCCAACTTTTATAAGGATCTGGGTGATCCGGATCTGCAAACCGCCATCTGTGTGTTCCACCAGCGGTTCTCCACCAACACCATGCCCAAGTGGCCGCTGGCCCAGCCGTTCCGGTTCCTGGCCCATAACGGTGAGATCAACACCATCGACGGCAACCGTAACTGGGCGATCGCACGCGCGGCCAAGTTCAGCTCACCGGACCTGCCAGATCTGCAAACCCTGCAGCCGCTGGTTAATCTGACCGGCTCGGATTCATCCAGCATGGATAACATGCTGGAGATATTGCTGGCCGGTGGCGTCGACCTGTTCCGTGCCGTGCGGATGATGATTCCGCCGGCCTGGCAGAATGTCGACACCATGGATTCCCAGTTGCGGGCGTTCTATGAATACAACTCCATGCATATGGAGCCCTGGGATGGCCCTGCCGGCCTGGTTATGTCTGATGGTCGTTACGCCCTATGTATGCTCGACCGTAACGGCTTGCGCCCGGCTCGCTGGGTCATCACCAAGGACGACTTTATTACCCTGGCATCAGAAGTGGGCACCTACGGCTACACGCCGGATGATGTGGTTGCCAAGGGCCGTGTGGGCCCGGGCCAGATGCTGGCGATTGATACCGAGTCTGGTGAGGTGCTGCACACTGCAGACATCGACCAGCGCCTGAAAACCGCGCAGCCCTACAAGCGTTGGTTGAAAGACAACGCCCTGCGGGTGGAAACCACGCTGAACCAGGCCACCCCTGAGTTCAAACTGATGGAGCCGGACGAACTTCTGGTTCATCAGAAGATGTTCAATATCTCCTTTGAAGAGCGCGACCAGGTGTTGCGCCCGCTGGCTGAAAGCGCGCAAGAAGCTGTGGGCTCCATGGGTGACGATACGCCGATGGCCGTGCTGTCCAGCAAGGTGCGGCATGTGGCGGATTATTTCCGCCAGAAGTTTGCCCAGGTCACCAACCCGCCTATCGACCCGCTGCGCGAAACTATCGTGATGTCGCTGGAAACCTGCTTGGGTGCGGAGCAAAACGTCTTTGAGGAGACCCCTGAACACGCCAACCGGATTATTCTGACAACCCCGGTGTTGTCGCCGGCCAAGTTCCTCAAGCTCAGCAATAACGATCGCCCGGGCTTTGAAGTGGCCAGAATTGCCATGAGCTACCGACCGGAGGAGGGCCTTCACGAAGCGGTTCGCCGGATGTGCGATGAGGCTGAAAAGTCGGTCCGCGACGGTAAGGTGCTGCTGATTCTGAGCGACAAGGACCTGGTGGAAGGCGAGTTGCCTGTAAACGCCATGATGGTGACCGGTGCTGTGCACCACCACCTGGTTGAGCGGGGCCTGCGCTGCGATTCCAACATCATTGTGGAAACTGGCTGGGCCCGGGATCCCCATCACTTCGCCGTACTGTTCGGCTTTGGTGCCACTGCGGTTTATCCGTACCTGGCCTATCAGGTCCTCAACGATCTGATTCGCACCGGTGAGCTGCTGATGGACCCGATCGAGGCCAAGAACAACTATCGTAAAGGCATCAACAAGGGCTTGTTGAAGATCCTGTCGAAAATGGGAATCTCCACCATCACCTCCTATCGCGGAGCCCAGCTGTTTGAAGCCATCGGTCTGGCCGATAACGTTGTGGATCTGTGCTTCAAGGGTGTGCCTAGCCGTATTCAGGGGGCGGACTACTTTGACTTCCAGCAGGATCAGGAACAACTCGCGGCCGTTGCCTGGAAACCCCGCAAGCCTCTGTCTCAGGGTGGTTTGCTCAAATACGTTCACGGTCAGGAGTACCACGCTTTCAACCCGGATGTGGTTGCCAAGCTTCAGGATGCCGTGATCAGTGGCGACTACGGCCACTATCAGGAATACGCCTGCCTGGTGAACGAGCGCCCGGTGGCTACCCTGCGTGACTTGTTGGTATTCAAGAAGGATATCAAGCCCATTGATCTCTCCGAAGTTGAGCCGGTTGAGAATATCTTCCCCCGGTTTGATTCCGCGGCCATGTCCCTGGGTGCTTTGTCTCCGGAGGCCCACGAGGCGCTCGCGGTGGCTATGAACACCCTGGGTGGGCGGTCTAACTCCGGTGAGGGTGGTGAAGACCCGGCCCGCCATGGCACTAACCGCCGTTCGAAGATCAAGCAGGTTGCCTCTGGCCGATTTGGTGTCACCGCAGAGTACCTGCGCAGCGCCGATGTGATGCAGATCAAGGTAGCCCAGGGCGCCAAGCCCGGTGAGGGCGGCCAGTTGCCTGGCGGCAAGGTGAATGACCTGATCGCTCGCCTGCGTTATTCCGTGCCGGGTGTGACCCTGATTTCTCCACCGCCCCACCACGATATCTATTCCATCGAGGATCTGGCGCAGCTGATTTTCGATCTGAAGCAGGTGAACCCGGAAGCCCTGGTGTCGGTGAAGCTGGTGTCCGAACCTGGAGTAGGCACTATCGCCGCCGGTGTGGCAAAGGCCTATGCCGACCTGATTACCGTATCTGGTTACGACGGCGGTACTGCGGCCAGCCCGTTGACCTCGATTCGCTATGCCGGCTCGCCGTGGGAGCTGGGCCTGACCGAAACCCAACAGGCCCTGAGGGCAAATGACCTGCGGGGCAAGATTCGCCTGCAGACAGACGGTGGCATCAAGACTGGGTTGGATGTTGTTAAAGCAGCGATTCTGGGCGCTGAAAGCTTCGGCTTCGGTACTACGCCAATGGTGGCCCTGGGTTGTAAATACCTGCGGATCTGTCACCTGAACAACTGTGCCACCGGTGTTGCTACCCAGAACGATTACCTGCGGGAAGAGCACTTCAAGGGCACCGTTGAGATGGCCATGAACTTCTTCCGTTTTGTCGCGGAAGAAACTCGCGAGTGGATGGCCAAGCTGGGTGTTCGCAGTCTTGAGGAATTGGTTGGCCGTGTCGATCTGCTTGAGCGCCTGCCGGGCAATACTGAGCGCCAGAAAAAGCTGGATCTGACCCGTCTGCTGCAGAATGATCACATCCCGGCGGACAAGCCCCAGACATGTCAGGTTGAGCGCAACCATCCGTTCGACGAAGGCCGCCTGGCGGAGCAGATGGTGAAAGATACCGCTGCAGCTATCGCAGAGAAGTCCGGCGGCGCCTGGAGCTACAAGGTTACCAACTGCGATCGCTCCATTGGTGCGCGGCTGTCTGGCGAAATTGCAGCGCAGTACGGTAACCAGGGAATGGTGGATGCACCGATCACCCTGGATCTTACCGGGACCGCAGGCCAGAGCTTTGGTGTGTGGAACGTGGGTGGTCTGAACCTGATTCTTGAAGGCGATGCCAACGACTACGTGGGCAAGGGCATGACTGGCGGCAAGCTGGTTGTTAAACCGCCCCGCGGCAGCGACTTCAAAACCCAGGAAACATCCATCGTGGGTAATACCTGCCTGTACGGCGCGACAGGGGGCAAGCTGTTTGCCGCTGGCACAGCCGGTGAACGCTTTGCGGTTCGTAACTCTGGTGCCCATGCGGTGGTAGAAGGGGCCGGGGACCACTGTTGTGAATACATGACCGGCGGCCTGGTGACCGTTCTCGGTTCCACCGGCTATAACTTCGGTGCCGGCATGACCGGCGGCTTCGCCTATGTGCTGGACCTGGACAACACCTTCGTGGACAAGTACAACCACGAACTGGTTGAGATCCAGCGCATTTCGCGGGAAGACATGGAAGCCTACCGGAATCACCTGCGTGGTGTGATCCGGGAGCATATTTCCGAAACCGGAAGCGCCTGGGCGGAGCACCTACTTGAAGATTTCGACGATTACATCGGCCGCTTCTGGCTGGTGAAGCCAAAGGCTGCGAACCTGCGCAGCCTGCTGGCCAGCACCCGTGCCCGCCCGGAATAA
- a CDS encoding FAD-dependent oxidoreductase: MKERLNNDFQFVEVGRVDPKKVPAKKRKKEFGEIYHPFTETHAASQSHRCLACGNPYCEWKCPVHNYIPNWLKLVSEGNIMKAVELCHQTNSLPEVCGRVCPQDRLCEGACTLNDGYGAVTIGSVEKYITDTAFALGWKPDMSNVKWTDKKVAVIGAGPAGLGCADILVRNGVKAVVFDRYPEIGGLLTFGIPEFKLEKSVMSRRRKVFEEMGVEFRLNTEVGKDVQVKSIMEEFDAVFMGMGTYTYMKGGFPGEELPGVYDALPFLISNVNRRLGFEKKTTDFIDMKGKRVVVLGGGDTAMDCNRTSIRQQAESVTCAYRRDEANMPGSRREVANAKEEGVKFLFNRQPIAIIGEDRVEGVKVVSTQLGEPDENGRRRPEVVPGSEEVIPADAVLVAFGFRPSPADWFGEHEVNTDDSGRVAALEEAEFPFQTSNPKIFAGGDMVRGSDLVVTAIWEGRQAAEGILDYLDV; the protein is encoded by the coding sequence ATGAAAGAACGTCTCAACAATGACTTTCAGTTTGTGGAAGTTGGGCGGGTAGACCCGAAGAAGGTGCCTGCCAAAAAGCGGAAGAAAGAATTCGGTGAGATCTATCACCCGTTTACCGAAACCCATGCGGCATCTCAGTCTCACCGCTGCCTGGCTTGCGGTAACCCCTATTGCGAGTGGAAATGCCCGGTACACAACTATATTCCGAACTGGCTGAAGCTGGTGTCTGAAGGCAACATCATGAAGGCCGTGGAGTTGTGCCACCAGACTAACTCCCTGCCGGAAGTGTGCGGCCGGGTGTGCCCACAGGATCGCCTGTGTGAAGGTGCCTGTACCCTGAACGATGGCTACGGCGCGGTAACCATCGGTTCAGTGGAAAAATACATTACCGACACGGCCTTCGCGCTGGGTTGGAAGCCTGATATGTCCAATGTGAAATGGACAGACAAAAAAGTGGCCGTTATCGGCGCCGGGCCCGCTGGCCTCGGCTGTGCCGATATCCTGGTGCGTAATGGCGTCAAGGCGGTGGTTTTCGATCGTTACCCTGAAATTGGCGGTCTGCTGACCTTCGGTATTCCCGAGTTCAAGCTGGAAAAGTCCGTGATGTCCCGGCGCCGTAAGGTGTTCGAGGAGATGGGCGTGGAATTCCGTCTGAACACCGAGGTGGGTAAAGACGTCCAGGTGAAGAGCATCATGGAAGAATTCGACGCGGTGTTCATGGGCATGGGCACCTACACCTACATGAAAGGCGGCTTCCCGGGAGAAGAATTGCCGGGCGTCTATGATGCTCTGCCGTTCCTGATTTCCAATGTGAATCGCCGTCTTGGGTTCGAGAAAAAAACGACAGACTTCATCGATATGAAGGGCAAGCGCGTGGTGGTGCTGGGTGGTGGTGATACCGCCATGGACTGCAACCGCACCTCCATTCGTCAGCAGGCGGAGAGCGTCACCTGTGCCTACCGTCGGGATGAAGCCAACATGCCCGGTTCGCGCCGGGAAGTCGCAAACGCCAAGGAAGAAGGTGTGAAGTTCCTGTTTAACCGGCAGCCTATCGCCATCATCGGTGAAGACCGTGTTGAGGGCGTCAAGGTGGTGTCTACCCAGCTGGGAGAACCGGACGAAAATGGCCGTCGCCGCCCTGAAGTCGTGCCGGGTAGTGAGGAAGTCATTCCTGCCGATGCGGTACTGGTGGCGTTTGGTTTCCGGCCGAGCCCCGCTGACTGGTTCGGTGAACACGAGGTGAACACCGATGATTCCGGTCGCGTTGCAGCGCTGGAGGAAGCCGAGTTCCCGTTCCAGACCAGCAACCCCAAGATCTTTGCCGGTGGCGATATGGTGCGCGGCTCTGATCTGGTGGTCACCGCCATCTGGGAAGGTCGCCAGGCTGCGGAAGGCATTCTGGACTACCTCGACGTATAA